From the Helianthus annuus cultivar XRQ/B chromosome 17, HanXRQr2.0-SUNRISE, whole genome shotgun sequence genome, the window AAaggatatttttttttataaaagtaggGAGAAATTGGTATAAAATTGAGAGTGTTTTGGGTTGAAAGTGGGGAAATAATATTGAAAGTGGTTGAATTTATAggaaaaaatgaatttttttttttattaaaaaactaGCCGTTAAACGgctatatggtttgaattttgggGCGGCACACCCGTCTTGGGCTCGCCGGTTGTGATGATTGCCGGgccagggggcggtgtgggggtccggcgccgggccaagccgggccaagccggcccccataccttctgGTCTTATAGTCtagaaaaaaaatagtaaaacTATAAACTAAACATCCTTTCAACTAGGATAAAGTGTTCATAGTTGTGGGTAATCATTTCCACTTTGAAAAGACCACTATTTCtcaaaagttattttattttaatttaatatccAGGTCATAACTATTAACTTGTAGTGGAAGACTTGCCTTTCGTAATTGTGGCCCCAAAGACTTTTAAGAACTTTGAGAAGTCAATTCTGTTTGATTTTCTCATCCATTTTCGTCGTAAGCTATCCGAAATTATTTTTCAGTTTATTcattttcttatttattttttagtttattcattttcttatttattttttcgTTTATTAATTTTCTAAAGTTGAGTTCAACAAATTCAATCGAAATATATACCCACTAAATATATTTCCCAAGATAGTGTTCTAGTTGTAAAGTAACCGCAACATCACTCGATTTACGGGCCACTGATGAGGTacacaatgttttaaaaacctgTTTATACCGACAGTTGAACCAATTAAACCGGACGTCGGAAGCTTGGCCGCATGAATCATACCAGTAAATTGAAGGAACAACAAAGAAAGTATACCGCCGGTAAATTAGGTTATACCGGTATACCGGTATCGGAccaaggttaaaatttggactttTATGTCGTTGATAGTGAACTTTTGGATTATTATTTTATCACGGATTAACTTTTGGAATTTTTTTTGTTATTGAATAATATAGTTTTGGCTTATTTTTTGAGTTGAAATTATATTTTATGGATGTATTGGGTTAATTAGTCAACTGGTTAAACCATCCGATACAACCCGATTCAAACATTTCTAAGCCTAACCTGGTACgattaaaaaccggtttttaaaacattggaggtacaccatatttttctttattttcaattcaaatataattaatttgaAATAAAAACTAACAATATTTTCCTttgatatttaaaaaaataaacaaaataaatctTATATATTTGTCCAAAACACACTGTCATAATAGTGTCATTTCACCTGTTTTGTTGTTCCTTAGCACAAATTCATAATCATTACACAAAATGTGGAAAAATATTCCAAAAAGTATAATAAAACTCATTAAATGTTTATGCACACAAAAAGGGTTTCATTCGGTGCCGGTGAGTaacaataaataaaacaataaaacatCATTTTTTCCAGCACTTGATCACCGGAGGACCTTCTTCTTCGCTTATCGATGATGCAAACATCCAACGATAGTATCATCGAGGTCGCTAATGATGCTCACAAGAATGTTTCAGAGGTTCTTCTTTTGTCTTCTGGTTGCTTTTTTTGTGATAAAGTTTTAATTTTTACTTGTGGGTTTTGTGATTTAAGTTAATTCTTGAACTTTTAGAGATTACCCATTTGTAGATTTAGCTCAAATTTGTTGTATCAGGATGATGAACTGCTTAAATCTCATTAATTGAACCTGCTGACTCTTTCTGTTGTAAAACGAGTCATAAATTGACATAAAGTTTTGTAATTTGTAAGATCTGAGTGATTTGTTGGGTTTGAAATTTTCATTGACTTATTATGTTTCTTTTTAATAGGGTGAAAATTACTCCGGAtctttttagggttttgagaaaaaaaaaaatatgatttttgagatCTTTGCATGATTTGGGGCTAATGTTttgaatcttttttttttttttggatgatAACATGTTATCTTCAAAACTGGCATAAAGATGTTGAATTTATACTATGCAAAAACTAGGGTTCTCTTCAATAGTTTTTTATGTTATTGTTGAATAGTCAAATGTTAAATTTTTTATATTATCATTGTGACTATTTCATAGTTCCAATATAAAATCTTTGATATTTAATGCAATACCAACTTAcccccatttttttttttttttttttcaagaagaTGTGTTAAAAAAGTCGATTTCAATCTCATATTGTTCGAATCCGGTTAATCTGTGTTATattataatttagtaatttttGGTATTTGCAGATTGATACTAGTGTGAAAGAGTCCACAAACGAAGTGAAAAACACCGAAAAAAGCACTCGTCGTTCCGATTTATCCCTCAATATACCCCCGAGACATTCACATTTCGGCAGTAGAAGCGGGAAGGCTTCACTTCAGTCTCCTGGTATTTCGTCCAACGGTGGGACCTCATCTCGGGGCATTTTTAGAGGTTTAAGCTTTAAAAAGAAACATCCTGCGGATGGTGAAAGTAGTTCTCTCCTTCATCCCGACACAAACGCGCCACCGCCCGAAAGCCCCGTCGTTAACAATATCATGTCCACGTTATACGGGAAAAGATGTGCATCTCTTCCGGTTAAACATGGGACAAACCCCTCCCCTTCGGCCACCACACCCGTTTCCGCTAGGACGTATAGTGAACAACAAAAAACACAGGTGAGATATTTCTGACAATTGCATTGCGCCCGTGAACGTTTATACAATctgtataatataataaaagaaagTTAACACATTGTGGCATGTGTTTTAATTGTCGCTTTTGCAGACAAGGGCGGTGCAACCTTCGGTTTCGAGGTCCCTTTCGGTGCCAGGGAGGAACATTGTTATTGTGAGATCGGTTTCGTTTGCAGTGCGTAAAGATAATGATCAAATTGATAGTCATGATGGTATGAATGAGTAAAATGATgaatgagtaaaatgccattttcgtccctgaagtttggccagttttgcgattttcgtccaaaggtttgtttttccgcatctggatccaaaaggtttgaaatcttgccattttcatccggctcgttcgttaactccatccatttttctccattaagtcaggggtattttcggcttttttgttaacttaaagggcaattcggtctttgaaatgcttgtacattatgctaaatgcttgtacataacggaaaaaatggacggagttaacgagccggatgaaaatgacaagatttcaaaccttttggatccagatgtggacaaacaaacctttggacgaaagtcgcaaaactggccaaacctcagggacgaaatggcattttactctatataGATCAAGACTATTAGTTTCGATTCACTTGTGACTTATTAAAGATAATTTGATGTTAAAATGAAGATGAAATCAGTCCTGTTCAAGTGGAAAACGATGAAGAGATTGACGAGGAAGAAGCTGTTTGCAGGATATGTTTCGATACATGTGATGAAGGAAATCAACTTAAAATGGAGTGCAGTTGCAAAGGTGCACTTAAACTTGTACACGAAGAATGTGCGGTTAAATGGTTTAGTGTCAAAGGGAACAAAAACTGTGACGTTTGTGGTCGAGAAGTCTCTAATTTACCGGTGACGTTGCTTCGTATGCCAAGTTATGTTCAAAGACAAAACGTAACCGCACAAAATCAACAGGGTTTGGATTCAGGAACCATAAGGTCCATAAAGTTTTAATCTTTCATGTAGTTTTATTAAATCATATTAAGTTACACGATAATTAGCCTGATTTCTCCTTAATCTATTTGTTTTTGCAGTGCTTGGCAGGATTTCGTGGTGCTTGTTTTGATCAGTACGGTTTGTTACTTCTTTTTCCTCGAGCAACTTCTGGTGAGTCATGTTATGCATattttttttagagttaattgcccggatggtccctgtggtttcacgttttttcatgTTTAGTCCCCACATTTCGGAAATAgcatggtttgtcattttgttactcgaaTAGTCCCCTGACATATACTCAGGGGACTACCCGagtaacaaaatgcaaaccatagggagcatacttGCTATTTCCAAATTAACTGACATCTACTTAGgggactatctgagtaacaaaataacaaaccatagggagcatacctgctattttcaaaaggtggggactaaacgtgaaaaaacgtgaaaccacagggaccatccgggcaattaactcttttttttaagAACATTTGAccgcatgtttttttttttcgccTTCTGGTGTTAACATTAAGTCATCATTTGCAGATTCATGACCTGAAAACTCAAGCTGTTGTGATTGCTGCACCGTTCTCTTTTACGTTCGGTCTTTTATCATCTACATTTGCAGTTATTCTAGGTATAATTTGtttttagagtaaagtacacagatggtccctgtggtttaccaaaattttggatttggtccctagctttccaaaagtacacggatggtccctgtggtttgtactttgtaacacatttagtccccaactttacCAAAAGTCacatggatggtccctatggtttgcactttgtaacgcatttagtccctaacttggacatactgaaacctttagatttgttggctagggactaaatgtgttacaaagtgcaaaccacagggaccacccgtgtacttttgaaaagctagggaccaaatccaaatttTTTGTAAACCcgagggaccatccatgtactttactcttgtttttaatttttgtgttAATGTGTTATTAGATGTTTCAACATAAACTTATAACAACCTTGTTTAATTACAGCAATCAAGGAGTATATATGGACATACGCAGCTCTTGAATTCGCACTTGTGGCGATAATTCTGCACTTGCTCTATTCTTGGGTAAGTTGCACTATAcgaaaaaaaagagtaaattacaaaaatcatcctttatgtatgtcacttattgcaaactgtgtcctttgttttcaataattacggaaaacgtactcgatgtttgcaaacccttgcaagttatgtcctttagccttaACTCAGTTAAcgttttgtggttaaatctgaccaaatggaccccacatgagggtatttggtcattttactctcatgtggggaccatttggtcagatttaaccacaaaaataccttcatgtgaggtccatttagtcggatttaaccacaaaaattaactgagttagggctaaaggacataacttgcaagcgtttgcaaacatcgagtacgttttctgtaattattgaagacaaaggacacagtttgcaataagtgacatacataaagggcaatttttgtaatttactcaaaaaaaaaaaaaaaaaacagaacaaGAACTCATTAAcagttttaatttgtttattgCAGCTTCAATTGAAGGCAATCTACGCAGTAATGCTGTCTTCGATTTTAGGATTTGGATCAGCTATGACTCTCAACGCATTGTATATCCGCTACTATCTTTGGCGAGTTCAAGTTCCTCGAGAATCTAACACGGTTTGATTCGGAGAAATATATCTTAGATTTTATATTGGTGTAAATATCAATCTCCCTGGAAACGCGGGATTATTGAGAGGTTAATGTGTTCGTACGTAGTGTTTCGTGAAATATTGCCGCGACGATAGGAATCCATTATATATTATCTTTTAAAAAGAAGATGCATTTGCAGGTTGCTTACTTGCTTTGTGTGTTGGATTCTAGAAATAATGCTCATTGGATGATGACTTTCTAGGCTGCATCAACACTGATTTATTAATTTCTAAGCTATTAAAGTTACCCGAGCTACGCAACAGGATTTTAGTCGCTATCAGTTAGGTTTGGTACTGCACCAGTACTCGATGCTAGATTGTTGTCATAGCCCGCGCGTTGGGTGTGGCGATGCCTTAGCTGTTTATAGCTTGCGACACGTTATGTGATatattaaccatatgaaaacgtgTGTTTCGACGTATCTGATTTAAAGCACTGCGGTTACAAAAGAAAGGGAATTGAACCGAGTGGGTTCGTTTAGTGAGCATTCCACCTAACCACTAAACCACCTTACCTTTGCGTCAAGATAGCGGCGTCAAAACATACAATTACTCGAATTTATACTGTTGAATGAAAAAGTATTATATTTGACTCGCCTCGTTTCCGAACACAGTTTACGTCGAAACATGAATTTACACCGACACGTACATAGAAATGACCAACTGAGAAAATAGATTTTTGCCTTTTAAGCTAAAGAATGAAAATACAGGGGtgagtttgaaaagttagaactTAAGGGGTGCAATTGaatattttataaagtttttagaaAATGTAGAAGGTATACATGTCAATTTCAAAAGTTTAAGGGCTGTTTTTGTCAAGTTTTAAACTTTATGGACTGTTTTGTCTTTTTTCTAATAGGCTGTTTTGGTTAAGTTGGAAATTTGAAGGGCTATTTTGGTCAAGTTGAAAACTTGAGGGGCTGTTTGTATCTTGGTCCACGGACCATGTGTTTTAAGGCTCAATATCAATTATTATTGCAATGCAAGGAGATATAGAGCACTTATTCAGGAATCATTACATCCAGTATCTAGTTAAGTACAACACTAGAGGCAGCAGGTACATACTGCGCCATAACAACGAAACACTACCGAATCTGCATAACTTCGTAACTGTGAGAAATACGAAGAGGAGATTGCTTCGAAACGGGCCTGTCTTCCGACCAAAGCTCCAAATTTACAGTCCCAAAATCCCAGTGTATAAGACACTTGTAAACCTGGTCAATGTTGAATTTGTTGACCAAACCCAACCCAAGGCATTTGTCAACAAGCATCCATTCACCTGAA encodes:
- the LOC110926531 gene encoding uncharacterized protein LOC110926531 isoform X2, which codes for MMQTSNDSIIEVANDAHKNVSEIDTSVKESTNEVKNTEKSTRRSDLSLNIPPRHSHFGSRSGKASLQSPGISSNGGTSSRGIFRGLSFKKKHPADGESSSLLHPDTNAPPPESPVVNNIMSTLYGKRCASLPVKHGTNPSPSATTPVSARTYSEQQKTQTRAVQPSVSRSLSVPGRNIVIVRSVSFAVRKDNDQIDSHDDEISPVQVENDEEIDEEEAVCRICFDTCDEGNQLKMECSCKGALKLVHEECAVKWFSVKGNKNCDVCGREVSNLPVTLLRMPSYVQRQNVTAQNQQGLDSGTISAWQDFVVLVLISTVCYFFFLEQLLQSRSIYGHTQLLNSHLWR
- the LOC110926531 gene encoding uncharacterized protein LOC110926531 isoform X1 yields the protein MMQTSNDSIIEVANDAHKNVSEIDTSVKESTNEVKNTEKSTRRSDLSLNIPPRHSHFGSRSGKASLQSPGISSNGGTSSRGIFRGLSFKKKHPADGESSSLLHPDTNAPPPESPVVNNIMSTLYGKRCASLPVKHGTNPSPSATTPVSARTYSEQQKTQTRAVQPSVSRSLSVPGRNIVIVRSVSFAVRKDNDQIDSHDDEISPVQVENDEEIDEEEAVCRICFDTCDEGNQLKMECSCKGALKLVHEECAVKWFSVKGNKNCDVCGREVSNLPVTLLRMPSYVQRQNVTAQNQQGLDSGTISAWQDFVVLVLISTVCYFFFLEQLLIHDLKTQAVVIAAPFSFTFGLLSSTFAVILAIKEYIWTYAALEFALVAIILHLLYSWLQLKAIYAVMLSSILGFGSAMTLNALYIRYYLWRVQVPRESNTV